The following DNA comes from Deinobacterium chartae.
GCGTGGTCGCCCGGGTCCTCGAGGCCGCGCGCCGCGTTCCCGGACTGCGCGTGCGCCAGGACTGGCCGCCGTGCATGGCCAGCGAGGACTTCAGCGCCTATCAGGCGGCCGTACCCGGAGCTTTCGTGTTTCTCGGCGTCGGGGGAGCCGGCTACGCCCCGCATCACCACCCGCGCTTCGTCCTCGAGGAGGGGGCGCTGGGCGGCGGCGTACGCCTGCTCGAGGAAGCTGCCCGTGAGCTGCTGACCCAGGTGGCCGCAGGAACCGGACAGGAGGGATGAAGGTGCAGAAATCGCAGACCCTGACCGCCGTACGGCGCGACTGGCGCAAGGCTTTTTGGTCCGCCGAGGCCCGCGTCGGTTACGCCTTCTTGCTGCCGATGCTGGTGCTGTTCATCGTGTTTCGTATCGGCCCGGCCCTGGCGGGCGTGGTGCTCTCGCTGATGGACTACCGTGTGGCGGGTGCCTCGAGGTTCGTCGGTTTTGAGAACTTTGCGCGCCTGATGCAAGACGCCCTGTTCTGGGAGAGCCTGCGGGTCACGTTCACCTACGTGCTGATCAGCGTGCCGCTGGTGACGGTCGTGGCCCTCGCCATGGCGCTGCTGGTAAACCAGCCGGTGCGCTGGCAGGGTTTTTTCCGGGCCTCGCTCTTCTTGCCGTACGTCACCAGCCTGGTCATGGCGGGCATCGTGTGGAGCTGGATGTACGAACCGGGCGGTTTCGTGAACGGCGTTCTGGGCCTGTTCGGACTGCGCCCGATCAGCTGGCTGGAGCAGGAGGCCACCGTGCTGCCTGCCATCGCCGCCATGGCGGTGTGGAAGAGTTTCGGCTACTCGATGATGGTGCTGCTCTCGGGCCTGCTGGCCATTCCCCGCGACTACTACGAGGCCGCCGACATCGACGGTGCACGGCCCTGGAGCAAGTTCCGCTTCATCACCCTGCCGCTCTTGAAGCCCGCGCTGTTTTTTGTGCTGGTCATCGAGACCATCGGGGCCTTCCAGGTGTTCGACGCGGTGTACGTGATGACCAGCGGCGGGCCGGTGCGCGCCTCGTACTCGATCGTGTACATGCTCTACGACCAGGGCTTCAAGTTCTTTAACTTCGGCTACGCCAGCGCCATCGGCGTGGTGCTGTTTTTGATCATCCTGGTGTTCTCGCTGATCCAGCGCAAGCTGGTGGGAAGGACCGACGCATGACCACCCTCCCCGCCGCGCCCCACGCCCGCGTGCGGCGCGGCCCCGACCGGAGCCGGGTCGCCACCTACGCCGCGCTGCTGCTGGCGACCGTTGCCACGCTGGTGCCCTTCTTGATGATGCTGATGGTC
Coding sequences within:
- a CDS encoding carbohydrate ABC transporter permease, with amino-acid sequence MKVQKSQTLTAVRRDWRKAFWSAEARVGYAFLLPMLVLFIVFRIGPALAGVVLSLMDYRVAGASRFVGFENFARLMQDALFWESLRVTFTYVLISVPLVTVVALAMALLVNQPVRWQGFFRASLFLPYVTSLVMAGIVWSWMYEPGGFVNGVLGLFGLRPISWLEQEATVLPAIAAMAVWKSFGYSMMVLLSGLLAIPRDYYEAADIDGARPWSKFRFITLPLLKPALFFVLVIETIGAFQVFDAVYVMTSGGPVRASYSIVYMLYDQGFKFFNFGYASAIGVVLFLIILVFSLIQRKLVGRTDA